AAgcatatacatttatttttaatttcctctccctttcaATAGTAGGATATCACACATACACCTGTATGGTACGTCCATTTAACTACATTTCTCATTTAACTCCAGCTGTTTTTCACAGCCTCCCCTTTGACATGACAGCTGTCAGAATCAGAGGAGGTTCCTAGACATCAGTGCTGCCTCCACAAATGAGGGAGGAGGATACAACTGGACTAGTTTTGTCTGTATGAGGGCTCTGGGTTTTCTGGAAGGACCATGGCATCCTTCTGAAGCATGGTCCCTATCCTTAACCCAAAGGAGCGCTCTCTTTTTACTACAGGAGGAGTTTTGCAAGTCCACCTGAGAGAACATCCTTAGCTGATCAGCATCTCTCAGGACGGCCTGTGCTTACTCCAGATATATTGCTTGGTATCTCAGCTAGGCTGGAGCAGTTCATCCAAGAGCTGCTGACTTCTAATGTCAGACAAATCCCATGGTTCTCCTGACAGATACCTAGTGCCCTTGAGACGTGGGCCACCTGGGAGAGCAATGGACAGACAAGTCTTTGCAGTATTGGGAAGGTGGTTTGCTTTTAGGCATTTTAAACTTTATGTTTCCTCCTAAAGGGTTTCACAGTTTTCAGGTCCATGTGCCCTGTGCTTTTCTATTTACCTGTCTACAATTTCATTCCTTTGCTGTGACACAAGAACTAACATACTGCGatgatttttctatttcagcCAAGATCCCCTAAAAACTCTGCTATTGCATTAAGAAAATGATGCTACACTGTCATGCCAGGCACATACTGCTGGAGCTCAGAGGATAGACTGTCTATGTTTACTCCCCTTGAGGGTCACTCACTACAGTCCTTGGTCTAGGCAGATGAGATCAAAATCaactttcttagaaaaaaagttCAGTATCTCTACAACCTTTTGAGCTGGTTTAAagagaatatgttttttttctgggtagGCAAATGTGGCACTTCCATGAGGGAGTCAACATTTGCATTGTTGCTGGCACAAGAgctctaaaataaaaatgaataaaaatgagcTCAAAATACATTAGTTCTTGGAGAGTACCATGGGGATGAGGGGTTTGCCTCATTGCTATCCACAGCTTATATGCATGCCCAGTACAAATCCAGCTCATAGCAGGGGAAGAGAGGCGATGACTAAAGCCATGGAGTGCCAAGATTCTGTCCTGGAGAAGGAAATTTGACACATGCAGTCTAGTTCTTATAACTaccttacatttttttttttttcaggattggAATTTAGAAACTATGTCTAGTGCGGAGGGACATGTCTATCTCCCTGCTTGCTTGGTAGGACTATGAGTACCTTATACCGCCATGGACTGGCTCTGAGCTCAGCCTGACAGATGATCTGTGAGGCTTGCTAGTCATGTACCATTCAGTAACTCTTGAAGGTTAGAAGGGTGAATAGAACACATCTCATCAATGTCTTTGCCACACTCCAGCTTGGGCTTATTCAGTCAGAAGTCATTAAGACAAAAAGCTCTCTACAAACTTGGTGGTCTGCCATCCATCATGAATCCTGCAGCACATGCAATTCTTTCTGGCTGCACTCCACCCAGTGCAAAGGCTCGAGTGCCCTCCCTTAGCTGTCTGTCCCATGCTCAAACCTGAGTGCTTGTGAGCAAATGAAATAGGATTAGCAGGTGCTGGTGCAATCTGTCCGGTCCCAAAGGTAAGCCTGAGTGCTGCAGCTCACTGAGGGAATGAGTCCAGAGTCACTAGGTAACATGTTGCTGATGCTGCCAATGATGGTGAATATGATGAAATAGCCTACAGATCCTAGGAAAATGTTTAGCGATCAGTTGAGTGTGAGCATAAGTCTCCCATTACCTCACAGGTAACAGCACTTAGAGCAGCTGATCACACTGTAACCTTACTTTGCAAAGCAATAGTCTGTTACTTAGCATTTGCTTGAAAGTGAGTTAGCGGATAGAAGAGCTGAATACAAACAAACTTATGTGAAAAGCACCTCAATTTCGGAGACTTCTGCAGTCTGCATCAAACTGTGTGAAGGCTCTTAGCTTTACTTCATCTACATGGTGCTCTAATAGAAGAAAACatcatttgtgttttctcctctgtggTCCCAGAGCACTGGTTGTTCCTTAAAATTTCTATGGCTATAAAACCAAATCCCAGTtctaattaaaagcaaatgcatTAAGATCATTGCAACATGGGGAACCAGTCTCCATTTCCTTATCAGTTTCCTAGACCCAAGGTGTGGATCCCAGTTATGCAGGTTTTGTACTGGGTACACATGTCACTAGGGGCACAGAAACCACAGGAGGGTAGACTGGGCTCTCCGCAGCAGGGGCAGAGCTTGGAGCTGCTGGGTATATCCAGCCACGGACAGAAGAATGAGACAGCTCTCCTGCCCTTACTGGTCATACAGCTCCAAACTGCAGCTTTTAATACTAGCTATTCTCAAGCAGATAAAGCCTGGGGATCCAGTTCAATGAGTCGCAAGGCCTGGGGGAGACAGGAGTGTTTCGCAGGGGTCATGAATGTTCCTTTTATGGCAAGGGGGTCTCCACATATGCAGAAGTGACCTGTGAGCAGAGCTGTTTCACAGAGAGCTACACATGTCCTCATTGTGCAAAGTCAGCAGCCCTCATGGTTTCTGAGCCGCTCTGAGCTGGATGCAGAGCGACAGCTCCCCTGGTCCCTCTCTgcctcagctgcagcacaaGCAGTGCTGATTGTCTGAGGGAGAAAAGCAAGGGCTCTATGCAGAGTAACTTGGTGCCAGTGGGCCATCAAGAGAGCAGATGGCCTCcaaacagcagctgaaaactgcCTTACACTGTAAAGCACTGGGAAGGCCGTTATTGCATCTACTTTGATGGTCTTGTTAAAATACACATTCACCTTTGTCACCCTGCAACTGCATTGCCTGACTCATTCCACTGCAGTTGCTCTGGAAAAGGAACTCAAATTAGAAACTTTCCCaacttgtttcttttattcatcAGGGAAGCTCAAGTCTAATCCACTGGGAGAGCAATAGAAGCCATAATGGCATCCATCTTCATGGGAGGCGAAAATGGAATctgaaaaaagggagagaaatgagGCATAGGTCGATAGAAAgacttttatttcatgtttcacAGTTTAATAGATGATGCTTTCTCACACTGGTGTAGTTAGTGCTAACACAACCCAATTTGGACATGGCATCCCCAACCCAAGAGTGCCAATGGTATTCCCCACCTACCTCCTCTTTTTCCACAAAACCATGGAAAACTGCTGTGTAGCCATGGCTTAGCAGACATGAACTTGCAGCAGAGTTGCAGCCTCAGCCCACCTCATCCAAGCTGGTAAATTTGTCCTTTGCATGATCTCGCCATACATTGCTTTTAGCTGCAAGAATGTTTCTCTCTTACTGTTTTGCTCTTAAACATTGCTTTCACAGGCTAAACATCCGTTGCTTTAAGTAGATGGGGTGACCCAAATACTGTTGTGAATGATTATTCATGGATGAAGTACAGACTTTAGTCTGATGACTTTtagaaggcaacttaaatcaataTGATCTTGCTAATTAGTAGTTTCTAGAAAACATCTATGATACATCATCCCTATCGCATTAATCATTTGGcttatttttgctgtatttgttcATGAGTTACATTATCAAGCATCTGAAGGACTTGCGCCATTGTCCTCTGAACTGCACCGATTTCTTCTGGAACAGTGTGGCTTAGAAATCCTCCGCTGTGGATTTTTGTAATGAGCATTTCTCAGAAAGGCACTTGTTACTAATGAGCCTAATTTTACTTGTGCAACTTTTTTTATAACCTttactcttaaaaaataattgggaAAATTTACAATGGTAATTGAAGTGTTTATTAACTGATGCCCTACTGACAAGATTAAACTGAACATGGCATTGCAATTCAGGCCATTTTTCAGCTTTGTATGAGGAAAAAAGATAACTATAGAGCGTGGAAGCCAACATTTTTTCCAGCACACCTCTGAATATACTTTTTTTGTTGCAGACTGTCTACCATAATATAGCAATGATTTCAACAGATAATGTACTAAAAGCCTGAACTCTAAATCTAATTTAAAGTCTAAATGATGCACATGATTAGAAATGTACTATCAATTCCCAGCAAATCATAGATCATTGAAACACTAATGTTTCCCTAATTTTAAGCACCATCTAGTGAGTCAAACATCAGATCTGATCTTCCAGATTACAGCTGAGAAAAATAAGATCATGGCTTAACTGCATCCCACCTAATGCTAGGTCTATTCCTGAGATTCATAAGCTGGCTCTTTAATCATTGCCTGCTCTCATGCTAATGGACATTAAATATTCCTCCACAGGTGCCAAAGACCCaagctgctgctgtctgcagaTAATTTGTCTGTTGACAAAAGAGGGTACTGGGTGAGTAGGCTCTGTACTTAGACAAAGCTAACTGCCTAAAAGTAGAGCAGGGAGAAATCTAATTTCTATAATGACAATTCTTTTTGGTAACTCCAGACCAAGGGACTGGTCAGGACTTGGCTTTATTTCAATtataagtgaaataaaaaaaaaaatatccggGCAAATAAACAGCTTTATAAGGATCATGATTCTTACTATTTCTATGAGCTGGCTTGCCACGAAGATGAAATAGGTCTGAAAGGGAATTGCACAGCAAATCTACATACAATTATAGGACCTGCTTGTCCGGCACTGGTATTAAATCAATTAAATCAGCATTGGCTCCTGTGGCAATGCACTGTAATCAGTTGGCAACTGATCAGTATAGACTGCAGCCGATCCACAGAATTTGTTTGGAAAGCAAGTGATGCACACAGTTTGGTTAACCTGGTATCACTCTGAGCACAGGCACAGATGTTCAGATTGAGAGTCATTTGGCCTCTCTGAAGTTACAGTGCTTGCAGCTGGTGCTGTACCAGTACTTTACATgtgccaggaaaaaaaggtgcAAATCTAGGAGCACCTGGGCCTTGCTGAGGGCGATGAAAAGCCACACATTGCCTTTGTCTGGGAGTGTATCATTTGATGGGGGGAGCATTGTTTGGCTGCCGCTAGTAACACTGACAGCTGCCCAAGACACATCTCTGACCACTTTCTGGTACAACTGGATCCAGGGAAAGAAGGATTTAATGAATTATGTGTCCTCAGTACCAACTTCTATGGCTTACCACCACACATGAAGCACTTTACAGGCACTGAGGGGCTACCGGCCATGACTCAACAACAGATCAGTCCAATCTCTGTCGGGTAGATGCCAAGGGTGTCTCCAGGTGGCTAGCTGCCTGCCTCGCTGGTTGCTTGCTCCTGGCCTCTGCTGCATTCTAGGTTGGGGCACTACATTTGTTTGCGAGGCCACACAGTGAGGGAGGCTGAGGACCCAATTCAGGCTACAGAGACCTCTCTGCTGTCGTATTGTATGTTTTCTCCTCACCTAGAATTAGTTCCTAGCTGTGTCATCTCCAAGCCCCTCACCTCAGAGAAACCATGGCAGCATAGGTAAAGGGCTGATGGAGGACAAGGACTGCTGGCAAACAGGAGGTGGTGCCTGGACTTGCTTATTCCTGAACTGCTGGAGAAACACTCTTCAAACTCAAGCCTTTTCTGAAGGCACAGACCCCATGCTTCCCTGTGCTCACTGCTTGGTCTCCTGGGGAAAGCACAACAGTGCGTCTGGCTTGCTGTTTCGAAAAAGTGGAGCTTTATCTGCATCTCCTGTTACTGAAATCTGTACCTGATGTGGAAAACACCACTTGTAAGAGTGGCAGCATTTAAGGCCTGCTCCTTCATCACCTGCATGACTGCTGAGGGGTGACAGAAGTGCCCAGTCTCTGGTCTGTGCAGAAACAGCATCAGATCAGAAGCTTGGATTCAACTCCCCAGCTTTGCTAATgacatcttaaatattttagagTTGTCCCATCATGGAcataggaaaaggaaacaaggcATCCCCACTGCCCATACATGTTATTTGCTTGCAAGGGGGAAGATGTTTTAGCAAGATCCTGATTTATGATCTGTAATGTCATAATGGGAAGTGGAGTCAAGCAGGAAATCAATTTTCAGAGCTATACAGCAATGAAGAACAACGCTTTTGGAGTCCTCCCCCACAAACAGAGCAAAGCATGCATAGGGTATCAGTCTGCTTAGCAAGATGGCTTTAGCTCACTACAGCAGTAACCTAGCATGTGTGATCCATATTAGGACCCAGTCAGCTCCCAAACACTCCTCAGTTACAAGGGTGAGCCAAAAATTTCATGACATAATTAAATATGAGCAAATACAGTAAAAAGGCTTTACCTTTGTCTTGAGCAAAAGGTGAAATTTTTCAGTCCTGCTTGATCGTCCTCTGTCCCTTAAGTCTGCTAGCTCATGAGGCAGCAAAAAGGACAAGGCATTTATCTGCCTTGTCACTTTGCAGGTCCTGAGCCTGTTTGACATGGAAAGAGATGTGTTGAGAGGAGATTCCTGAACATCACCACCCAgagataaaggaaaataaaggaaaaagaaaagcaagctttaAGAGGTCAGAGTGTAGCCCATAGCTACTATTCCTGGTAGAAATGAGACCCTGACAGGCCTGGGTGAAAATCAGAGATAATCCCCACATACGTGCGTCTAAATGGGACAAACTGAAAGTGAGAAAGCTGAGCTAGTCAGCTgtggcccatccctggagactcCAGGTTTGTTCCCAGCTGTTAACCAAGAGCACAATTATGCAAAGCCTCCTCTATAAACAGATTCCAGTTTGCTACAACTGAACTGGGGGAATCTATTTTTGTCTCTGCTTTGTGCGAATGTGTTACCCTTGTGATTTCCAGCCAGGTCATTCCAAGTCAGCTGCTTTGGCTGCGGCTGTCAGTGGAAGTTTCTCCGTCTGCCTGGTCCCAGGCCACTCTGTTTGCCTGCCTGTGATCGGTTCCTGGATCgaggaggggacaaggggatGTGCCTGCAGCTATTCTGGTAGCTGTGAGTTATGGTGGTGTCATGTGAAGCAAAGAGTCCAGAAATGCATGTCAAATCGAACCAGTGACTAATCATGGTATTTTGGTTGTCTTAGTCCCTGACGGGCAAAGATTTATGGGCTTAGCAAAATCTTCACGTAATAATTCCCAGGCGCTGATTTGATCTTCGGCTGAGGCTTCCTAAGAGAGTGCGAAAAGAGGATGAAAAGAGGGCTGCTGTCCCAGGGGTGGCGAGGTCTAACCTTATCTGAGTTTGAAAcacaagagaggagaaaagcCAGTGCTCCCTTCTAGTCTGTGTCTGCTCATAGCCATGCACTGGCAGCCAGAGAGGATCTATTTGATCTGCCTGCGGAGCAAGAAGGGTCGAGGGCGACGGCTGAGCAGACACAGTGTCATTTGTTGGGATTGTCATTTAGTTCCCTAATCTGTCACCTGATGGCCAGCCAAGCAAGCGTTCAGCACAGCCGTGGACCATTCACCCTTGCACAAGCGGCGGAGGCAAGAAAAGTAAGCATCCTACAGCTGCTACAACAGTCAGCTGTTTTTTCTGTAAAGGAATGCATTGATTTCACTACAAATCTACTAACTGTCCCACTATGCCAGGCAAGAGactgattccttttttttttttcttttttttttttccttaggctTTTCTCTAACAGCTGGAGGTCTGCTGGGCATTCAAGCAATGGCTGTTGAGTAGGGCAGCTGTTTCAATATCTAATTGCATTTCAGCTTTAATAACTCAAGGGAAAAGCATCGTGTTGCCTGCCATGAGCTACTTCCTGTCCTACTGCAAAGCACACTGCACCGGTGTGCTTGCCCAGTACCAGACCCTGAGATCAGAGGGCTTTCTGTGTGATATTTTGCTGAAAGTGAAGGAGAACGAGTTTCCTGCACACAAGTCCTTGTTGGCATGCTCCAGCGATTATTTCCGAGCCATGTTCAAAAGTTACACCCAAGAATCTAAAGCCAGTGTAATTCACCTGCAAGTTGTCTCACCCACCGGTCTCCAGCACGTCCTGGATTTCATTTATACTTCCTTGTTGCCCCTTTCCTTTGAAAGCCTGGAAGATACCTTGGAAGCTGCAAGCTACTTGCAAGTGACTGATGCTATTGGCTTGTGCAATCAGTACTTAATTAACAATCTTGCCTTGGaaaactgctgcttctctgccaaCGTGGCCAGGAAGTTCTACCTGCCTGATGCCTtagcagcaacagaaaaatacattgtcAATAATTTCTGGAAGCTAATGGACTTGGATTTGTCAGGACTGCTTGAGCTGAACTTCAGGTCTTTGCTAACAGTCATTCAGTCACCAGATCTCCCAATGGTGAAAGAAACCTGTCTGTTGAATcttgtgctgctgtggctgaaACAGGATAAATCCAGGCTGGCTTACGCAAATAGCCTTTTAGAGCACATAAGATACGGCCTCATTCCAGTAGAAGAGCTGAGAAAAACCTACACACAGTCAGAAGTGCCCCTCTCTGCAGCTATTAAGTGCTTGATCATTAAAGCAATAAATTATCATACATCTGTTTTCAAACAGCCTGTCCTGCAGGATAAGTCCACTACGCTGAGGAACCAGAAAACTCGGATCATTCTTCTGGGAGGAGGGACAGCAAATGAGGGGCTTATCACCGATGTGGTGGCCTTCGATGTTTACAATCACAAATGGCGAGTTCTCTCGCAGCTGCAGGACAGGCTGCAGAACCACAGCATGTGTGTGGTGGGGAACTTCCTCTACGTCTTGGGTGGGGAAATAGAAAGTGATGCCTTGGGTGATTCTAAAACTGAAAAGCTCTTATCGGTTACCAACAAAGTCCATCGTTACGATCCAAGATTTAACACGTGGACCCAAATCACGGGcatgctggagaagagatgCCAGTTTTCTTGTTGTGTCCTAGGAAAGGATATCTTTGCCATTGGTGGAAGGGGTGAGAATGGGTTGCTGCATTCATCTGTGGAAGTCTACAACATCAGCAGGGACAGATGGACAAAGGCCAAGGAATTGCCATGCAAGATACATGGCCATGCCAGTGCCATTTGCAAGAACACTATATACATCTCTGGCGGCAAGTGCTCAGAACCAGCCAGCACAAGTAAGGACTTATATTCTCTGAGCTCACTTGAAGGGCAGTGGATGAAAAAAGCTCCCATGAGCATCGCTCGGTTTGGGCACCAGATGGCAACAATCAGAGAAGCCATATTCACCTTTTTAGGATTATATGAACCGTTCTCTGAAATAGAAAGATATGACCCTGATCAAAACCAATGGACTCGATTAAGACCACTGATCTATGATCGATTTTGCTACGGCCTGGCAGTAGTAGAGGAAACAGCTCTTCTTATCGGGGGAAAGAAATGGCAAAACTCACAGGAAGTCCCTACGCAAGATGTGGTTGGCTATGACATCGACAACGATGGCTGGGAAGAGATCTGCAAAGCCCCTTTGCCTTGGTGTGGGCTGCAGTGCGCAGTGCTGCAACTCTCTGAAGTGGCTGATGAGCAGGACAGTGACATCCTGCAGAAGAGGCTGCTGAACTGCTGAGCTCACAGGCTGAGGAATGATCATCCCAGGAGATGAGCCAGCACAGAAGtcctgaagaagaagaagaaaattataatgGCACTGAACCTGACAGTGGAGGATTTGCTTTGATAAGCCAAATACTTGGTAGAAACAGGCAATAAAGTCTGGATCCAGTATGGGAAAAGATGCTGGGATTTACAGAGTTGGAAGCTGATCTCACTGAGGAAGGACATAGCAAGTAGCACATTTAGAGGCAATGAATGAGAATCGTAATCCTtgacttctgaaaaataataccTAGATAGCAATTAATAGGTGCTGCAAGTCAGATTTTTCAAAGGTTAAAAAATATAATCcactttttctgtttccttaatCACAGGAAATTTTCCCAGCTGGTAAGTGCAATTGAATTTTTATGCTATGGATAAAATGAAAGTGAGCTGTATAAAGACTAGAAAATTGATGCCTATGCTAAGTACTGCTAGGGAGAAGGTATTATTTGAAATGCTACATACTAGGCAAGAATAACTTAGCTAGCCAGCATGGAATTACTGGAAAGCGTGGATTTTTTTGATATGTAGACTCAGTTATGGCAATGTTAAAACAGTGACTGTTTCATAGAAGCCATTTCTTTCTGAGCAGCCTTTAGTGTAGCATGTCATTCAGATGCTTattctgcattattttaaagACGCACACTACCAGTACAGTGCATTTCTTTTGTATCCAAACCTTGTATTAGTTTAGATGGCCAGAGGTGAATGGGTTTACATATTATCAGTCTCCAAGAAACACATTACAGGAGTTGCTGGAACTAATGCCTTGATACTTACCTTGGCAGCATACGCTGCTTTATTGTACCTGCCCATAACAGCAAATCTGTTCATAGCTGAACTGGTACATGACAGAATCCTGCAGTCAAAAAAGGGGCACAATGGTGAGGGAGGTAACTGAAGGTTTTCAGAAGACTTTATTCAGTGTCTGCCTAC
This genomic window from Phaenicophaeus curvirostris isolate KB17595 chromosome 1, BPBGC_Pcur_1.0, whole genome shotgun sequence contains:
- the KLHL34 gene encoding kelch-like protein 34, with the protein product MSYFLSYCKAHCTGVLAQYQTLRSEGFLCDILLKVKENEFPAHKSLLACSSDYFRAMFKSYTQESKASVIHLQVVSPTGLQHVLDFIYTSLLPLSFESLEDTLEAASYLQVTDAIGLCNQYLINNLALENCCFSANVARKFYLPDALAATEKYIVNNFWKLMDLDLSGLLELNFRSLLTVIQSPDLPMVKETCLLNLVLLWLKQDKSRLAYANSLLEHIRYGLIPVEELRKTYTQSEVPLSAAIKCLIIKAINYHTSVFKQPVLQDKSTTLRNQKTRIILLGGGTANEGLITDVVAFDVYNHKWRVLSQLQDRLQNHSMCVVGNFLYVLGGEIESDALGDSKTEKLLSVTNKVHRYDPRFNTWTQITGMLEKRCQFSCCVLGKDIFAIGGRGENGLLHSSVEVYNISRDRWTKAKELPCKIHGHASAICKNTIYISGGKCSEPASTSKDLYSLSSLEGQWMKKAPMSIARFGHQMATIREAIFTFLGLYEPFSEIERYDPDQNQWTRLRPLIYDRFCYGLAVVEETALLIGGKKWQNSQEVPTQDVVGYDIDNDGWEEICKAPLPWCGLQCAVLQLSEVADEQDSDILQKRLLNC